From a region of the Salvelinus alpinus chromosome 2, SLU_Salpinus.1, whole genome shotgun sequence genome:
- the LOC139548778 gene encoding zinc finger protein ZFP2-like: protein MGTLWASPFTSNKLLLLWAFNHLYDFVVHTGERRDYRGSSGEPQQHHDADEAEKSLSRSEHVKKHLQRSTGKKSHCCSDCGKRFTSSAGIIIHQRIHTGEKPFSCDECGKSFTKSCNLTRHQRTHTGEKPYTCYQCGKSFVSSGLLTVHQRIHTGEKPYSCNQCGKSFTQLSNLITHQRTHTGEKSHSCTQCGKSFTQLSNLITHQRKHTGEKPYSCDQCGKSFTQLSNLITHQRTHTGEKPYSCDQCGKSFTQLSSLIIHQRTHTGEKSYSCTQCGKSFSQSTSLISHQRTHTGDKPYSCTQCGKSFSHSTSLISHQRIHTGEKPYSCIQCRKSFSHSTSLTRHQRTHTGEKSYSCYQCGKSFVSSGLLTVHQRTHTGEKHYSCGKCGTSFVPSGDLTVHQGTHTGDKSFSCNQCGKSFVSSGDLTMHQRTHTGEESFSCDQR from the coding sequence aTGGGTACGCTCTGGGCATCACCCTTTACCTCAAATAAACTTCTGCTGTTGTGGGCATTTAACCATCTgtatgactttgttgttcacacaggagagagacgggactatcgtggatcctctggggagcctcaacaacatcatgatgctgacgaggcagagaagagtctctccagatcagaacacgtcaagaaacacctgcagagatccacagggaagaaatctcactgctgctctgactgtgggaagagattcacctcctcaGCAGGCATTATaattcatcagagaatccacacaggagagaaaccttttagctgtgatgaatgtgggaagagttttactaagtCTTGCAATCTGACacgacaccagagaacacacacaggagagaaaccttatacctgttatcaatgtgggaagagttttgtttcaTCTGGccttctgactgtacaccagagaatacacacaggagagaaaccttatagctgtaatcaatgtgggaagagttttactcagctaagcaacctgataacacaccagagaacacacacaggcgaGAAATCtcatagctgtactcaatgtgggaagagttttactcagctaagcaacctgataacacaccagagaaaacacacaggagagaaaccgtacagctgtgatcaatgtgggaagagttttactcagctaagcaacctgataacacaccagagaacacacacaggtgagaaaccgtacagctgtgatcaatgtgggaagagttttactcagctaagcagCCTGataatacaccagagaacacacacaggcgagaaatcttatagctgtactcaatgtgggaagagttttagccagtcaaccagcctgatatcacaccagagaacacacacaggcgataaaccttatagctgtactcaatgtgggaagagttttagccattcaaccagcctgatatcacaccagcgaatacacacaggagagaaaccttatagctgtattcAATGTAGGAAGAGTTTTAGCCATTCAACTAGCCTGACacgacaccagagaacacacacaggagagaaatcgtatagctgttatcaatgtgggaagagttttgtttcaTCTGGccttctgactgtacaccagagaacacacacaggagagaaacactATAGCTGTGGTAAATGTGGGACGAGTTTTGTTCCATCTGGCGATCTGACAGTACACcagggaacacacacaggagataagtcttttagctgtaatcaatgtgggaagagttttgtttcaTCTGGTGATCTGACaatgcaccagagaacacacacaggagaggaaTCTTTTAGCTGTGACCAGAGATAA